One genomic segment of Ricinus communis isolate WT05 ecotype wild-type chromosome 5, ASM1957865v1, whole genome shotgun sequence includes these proteins:
- the LOC8277615 gene encoding protein SHORT INTERNODES isoform X7 yields the protein MAGLFSLGGGGGRGSNQEDDQQHNNNPPPPPTEIPQESWFWYKNEDVPYKGFELWQQQQQQQQEFFRHQSLQQQQQDLYSSAAGLGVGPSRSSINFSDESSSRSAFMMMRSSSGGSSMSCQDCGNQAKKDCVHMRCRTCCKSRGFDCQTHVKSTWVPASKRRERQQQLVAIQQQQHQQQQQQQQQQQQNPKRLRENPTSSSLACTPATNTRLPNNSSGLELGNFPSEVSSPAVFRCVKVSGIDENDDQYAYQTAVNIGGHVFKGILYDHGPESTYMPAAETSSGGGSGGGLQPLNLITATASAAISPGGGGGGVTSASSGAAVGFLDPSSLYPTPLNTFMAETYFVEKSGLLFLSSA from the exons ATGGCTGGCCTGTTCTCATTaggtggaggaggaggaagagGAAGTAACCAAGAAGACGACCAACAACATAATAACaatccaccaccaccaccaactGAAATTCCACAAGAAAGCTGGTTTTGGTACAAAAATGAAGATGTACCTTACAAGGGTTTTGAGCTAtggcagcagcagcagcagcaacaacaAGAATTTTTCCGTCACCAAAGTttacaacaacaacaacaagatCTTTACTCTTCAGCTGCTGGGTTAGGAGTAGGACCCAGTAGAAGCTCAATCAACTTTTCTGATGAGTCATCTTCAAGATCAGCCTTTATGATGATGAGGTCAAGCAGTGGTGGTAGTAGCATGAGTTGTCAAGATTGTGGCaatcaagcaaagaaagaCTGTGTACACATGCGGTGTAGAACTTGCTGCAAGAGCCGAGGATTTGACTGCCAAACCCATGTTAAAAGCACTTGGGTTCCTGCTTCTAAACGCCGAGAAAGACAACAACAACTAGTTGCTatacaacaacaacaacaccagcaacagcagcagcagcagcaacaacaacaacagaATCCTAAAAGACTAAGAGAGAATCccacttcttcttctctcGCCTGCACTCCTGCTACTAACACTCGCTTGCCCAACAACTCATCAG gGTTAGAACTGGGTAATTTCCCATCAGAAGTAAGCTCTCCTGCTGTTTTTCGCTGTGTGAAAGTGAGTGGCATTGATGAAAATGATGACCAATATGCATATCAAACAGCTGTTAACATTGGTGGTCATGTTTTCAAAGGAATTCTTTATGATCATGGCCCTGAAAGCACTTATATGCCAGCCGCTGAAACCTCCTCCGGTGGTGGTAGTGGTGGTGGACTTCAACCCCTTAACTTGATCACAGCCACCGCATCAGCTGCAATCTCTCCTGGTGGTGGTGGCGGTGGAGTAACGTCTGCTTCATCTGGTGCAGCAGTAGGATTTTTAGATCCTTCCTCTCTATACCCAACTCCACTCAATACCTTCATGGCTG
- the LOC8277615 gene encoding protein SHI RELATED SEQUENCE 1 isoform X6 — MAGLFSLGGGGGRGSNQEDDQQHNNNPPPPPTEIPQESWFWYKNEDVPYKGFELWQQQQQQQQEFFRHQSLQQQQQDLYSSAAGLGVGPSRSSINFSDESSSRSAFMMMRSSSGGSSMSCQDCGNQAKKDCVHMRCRTCCKSRGFDCQTHVKSTWVPASKRRERQQQLVAIQQQQHQQQQQQQQQQQQNPKRLRENPTSSSLACTPATNTRLPNNSSGLELGNFPSEVSSPAVFRCVKVSGIDENDDQYAYQTAVNIGGHVFKGILYDHGPESTYMPAAETSSGGGSGGGLQPLNLITATASAAISPGGGGGGVTSASSGAAVGFLDPSSLYPTPLNTFMAAETYFVEKSGLLFLSSA; from the exons ATGGCTGGCCTGTTCTCATTaggtggaggaggaggaagagGAAGTAACCAAGAAGACGACCAACAACATAATAACaatccaccaccaccaccaactGAAATTCCACAAGAAAGCTGGTTTTGGTACAAAAATGAAGATGTACCTTACAAGGGTTTTGAGCTAtggcagcagcagcagcagcaacaacaAGAATTTTTCCGTCACCAAAGTttacaacaacaacaacaagatCTTTACTCTTCAGCTGCTGGGTTAGGAGTAGGACCCAGTAGAAGCTCAATCAACTTTTCTGATGAGTCATCTTCAAGATCAGCCTTTATGATGATGAGGTCAAGCAGTGGTGGTAGTAGCATGAGTTGTCAAGATTGTGGCaatcaagcaaagaaagaCTGTGTACACATGCGGTGTAGAACTTGCTGCAAGAGCCGAGGATTTGACTGCCAAACCCATGTTAAAAGCACTTGGGTTCCTGCTTCTAAACGCCGAGAAAGACAACAACAACTAGTTGCTatacaacaacaacaacaccagcaacagcagcagcagcagcaacaacaacaacagaATCCTAAAAGACTAAGAGAGAATCccacttcttcttctctcGCCTGCACTCCTGCTACTAACACTCGCTTGCCCAACAACTCATCAG gGTTAGAACTGGGTAATTTCCCATCAGAAGTAAGCTCTCCTGCTGTTTTTCGCTGTGTGAAAGTGAGTGGCATTGATGAAAATGATGACCAATATGCATATCAAACAGCTGTTAACATTGGTGGTCATGTTTTCAAAGGAATTCTTTATGATCATGGCCCTGAAAGCACTTATATGCCAGCCGCTGAAACCTCCTCCGGTGGTGGTAGTGGTGGTGGACTTCAACCCCTTAACTTGATCACAGCCACCGCATCAGCTGCAATCTCTCCTGGTGGTGGTGGCGGTGGAGTAACGTCTGCTTCATCTGGTGCAGCAGTAGGATTTTTAGATCCTTCCTCTCTATACCCAACTCCACTCAATACCTTCATGGCTG
- the LOC8277615 gene encoding protein SHORT INTERNODES isoform X5: MAGLFSLGGGGGRGSNQEDDQQHNNNPPPPPTEIPQESWFWYKNEDVPYKGFELWQQQQQQQQEFFRHQSLQQQQQDLYSSAAGLGVGPSRSSINFSDESSSRSAFMMMRSSSGGSSMSCQDCGNQAKKDCVHMRCRTCCKSRGFDCQTHVKSTWVPASKRRERQQQLVAIQQQQHQQQQQQQQQQQQNPKRLRENPTSSSLACTPATNTRLPNNSSGLELGNFPSEVSSPAVFRCVKVSGIDENDDQYAYQTAVNIGGHVFKGILYDHGPESTYMPAAETSSGGGSGGGLQPLNLITATASAAISPGGGGGGVTSASSGAAVGFLDPSSLYPTPLNTFMAVGFALLKLTVKKRANPALLVKRGTDQLLGYYSSAILH, from the exons ATGGCTGGCCTGTTCTCATTaggtggaggaggaggaagagGAAGTAACCAAGAAGACGACCAACAACATAATAACaatccaccaccaccaccaactGAAATTCCACAAGAAAGCTGGTTTTGGTACAAAAATGAAGATGTACCTTACAAGGGTTTTGAGCTAtggcagcagcagcagcagcaacaacaAGAATTTTTCCGTCACCAAAGTttacaacaacaacaacaagatCTTTACTCTTCAGCTGCTGGGTTAGGAGTAGGACCCAGTAGAAGCTCAATCAACTTTTCTGATGAGTCATCTTCAAGATCAGCCTTTATGATGATGAGGTCAAGCAGTGGTGGTAGTAGCATGAGTTGTCAAGATTGTGGCaatcaagcaaagaaagaCTGTGTACACATGCGGTGTAGAACTTGCTGCAAGAGCCGAGGATTTGACTGCCAAACCCATGTTAAAAGCACTTGGGTTCCTGCTTCTAAACGCCGAGAAAGACAACAACAACTAGTTGCTatacaacaacaacaacaccagcaacagcagcagcagcagcaacaacaacaacagaATCCTAAAAGACTAAGAGAGAATCccacttcttcttctctcGCCTGCACTCCTGCTACTAACACTCGCTTGCCCAACAACTCATCAG gGTTAGAACTGGGTAATTTCCCATCAGAAGTAAGCTCTCCTGCTGTTTTTCGCTGTGTGAAAGTGAGTGGCATTGATGAAAATGATGACCAATATGCATATCAAACAGCTGTTAACATTGGTGGTCATGTTTTCAAAGGAATTCTTTATGATCATGGCCCTGAAAGCACTTATATGCCAGCCGCTGAAACCTCCTCCGGTGGTGGTAGTGGTGGTGGACTTCAACCCCTTAACTTGATCACAGCCACCGCATCAGCTGCAATCTCTCCTGGTGGTGGTGGCGGTGGAGTAACGTCTGCTTCATCTGGTGCAGCAGTAGGATTTTTAGATCCTTCCTCTCTATACCCAACTCCACTCAATACCTTCATGGCTG